A genome region from Microbacterium terricola includes the following:
- the rpe gene encoding ribulose-phosphate 3-epimerase, producing the protein MTDSIRINPSILAADFANMQAELARIAAADFVHVDVMDNHFVPNLTFGPQMVGRIQDTSPIPLDVHLMIDEPERWAPAYAELGAASVTFHLEASSEPVALARRLRAIGARAGVAVKPGTQVEGLLDVLDEFDQILVMTVEPGFGGQSFMPETMPKLRLLADEARRRGSAVWLQVDGGIAESTIAQAAAAGADTFVAGSAVFGAQDPDAAIAGLRFAAAQHHVH; encoded by the coding sequence GTGACCGACAGCATCCGGATCAACCCCAGCATCCTCGCCGCCGACTTCGCCAACATGCAGGCCGAACTCGCCCGCATCGCCGCGGCCGACTTCGTGCACGTCGACGTGATGGACAACCACTTCGTGCCGAACCTGACGTTCGGACCGCAGATGGTCGGGCGCATCCAGGACACCAGCCCGATCCCGCTGGATGTGCACCTGATGATCGACGAGCCGGAGCGCTGGGCACCCGCTTACGCCGAACTGGGCGCCGCGTCGGTGACGTTCCATCTCGAGGCATCGTCGGAGCCGGTCGCGCTGGCGCGCCGGCTGCGCGCGATCGGCGCACGCGCCGGGGTGGCCGTGAAGCCGGGGACGCAGGTGGAGGGGCTGCTCGACGTGCTCGATGAGTTCGACCAGATTCTGGTGATGACGGTCGAGCCCGGCTTCGGCGGTCAGTCGTTCATGCCCGAGACCATGCCCAAGCTGCGGCTGCTCGCCGATGAGGCACGGCGTCGCGGCTCCGCCGTCTGGCTGCAGGTCGACGGCGGGATCGCCGAATCCACGATCGCGCAGGCGGCCGCCGCCGGCGCGGACACCTTCGTGGCCGGCTCGGCCGTGTTCGGCGCGCAGGACCCCGACGCCGCCATCGCTGGGCTGCGGTTCGCCGCCGCCCAGCACCACGTGCACTGA
- a CDS encoding DUF3060 domain-containing protein has protein sequence MSRFATSSSIVLVTGLLALALSGCVPGIGPGSRATVVPSSGGDAASAQPSDDPSTEPSTVPSESATGDALIDCDTTADVRLNEPGREFTLTGACESVTIEGQDIEVDAADIGTLVIRGGRNSVDAVSITLVTISGTDNSIEASGIEAVEISGERNEIDVDGLLGSLTISGNNNEVDADALTDQTVSGDRNEVTVG, from the coding sequence ATGAGCCGGTTCGCCACGTCATCCTCGATCGTCCTCGTCACCGGTCTCCTGGCGCTCGCGCTCAGCGGATGCGTGCCCGGCATCGGGCCGGGCTCCCGCGCCACGGTCGTCCCCTCGTCGGGAGGCGACGCGGCGAGCGCTCAGCCGAGCGACGATCCGAGCACCGAGCCCAGCACGGTGCCGTCCGAGTCGGCGACCGGCGACGCCCTCATCGACTGCGACACCACCGCCGACGTCCGGCTGAACGAGCCGGGCCGCGAATTCACGCTCACCGGCGCCTGCGAGAGCGTCACCATCGAGGGCCAGGACATCGAGGTCGATGCCGCCGACATCGGCACGCTCGTGATCCGCGGCGGCCGCAACAGCGTCGACGCCGTCTCGATCACGCTCGTGACGATCAGCGGCACCGACAACAGCATCGAGGCGTCCGGGATCGAGGCCGTCGAGATCAGCGGCGAGCGCAACGAGATCGACGTCGACGGACTCCTCGGCTCCCTCACGATCAGCGGCAACAACAACGAGGTCGACGCGGACGCCCTCACCGACCAGACCGTGTCGGGCGACCGCAACGAGGTCACCGTCGGCTGA
- a CDS encoding RsmB/NOP family class I SAM-dependent RNA methyltransferase has product MSGASPARQVAFDTIRAVHESDAYANLLLPRALARAGLSTADAALTTELTYGTLRRQGTYDAVIGLAADRSIHDIDPPVLDALRLGVHQLLSTRVASHAAVNESVELARSAGGRGAAGFANAVLRRVARDTPGDWITHIEQSARSDDERLGLTTSHPVWVVRAFRRALAAEGRADELHALLAADNASPRVTMAALPGIAEVPDGARRTPFSPVGFRLEGGDPEGLITSSGGTLRVQDEGSQLAALALTRAVPVRAGERWLDLCAGPGGKTAVLAAEALAHGAILEANEVSPARAGLVRQAIAGVPLRVEVSEQDGRVRAAASPDAYDRILVDAPCTGLGALRRRPEARWRKAPTDVPELTALQGDLLRAAFTGLRPGGIVAYVTCSPHLAETASVVADLRREVGDQIEELDARAVIRSVSHSEPDLPEPADGSGRAQLWPHRHNTDAMSITLLRKRA; this is encoded by the coding sequence ATGAGCGGCGCGAGCCCCGCCCGCCAGGTCGCGTTCGACACGATCAGGGCCGTCCACGAATCCGACGCGTACGCCAATCTGCTCCTGCCGCGCGCCCTCGCCCGGGCCGGACTGTCCACCGCGGACGCGGCGCTCACGACCGAGCTCACCTACGGCACACTGCGCCGGCAGGGCACCTACGACGCCGTCATCGGCCTGGCGGCCGACCGCAGCATCCACGACATCGATCCGCCGGTGCTCGACGCGCTGCGCCTCGGCGTGCACCAGCTGCTGTCGACCAGGGTGGCATCCCACGCCGCCGTCAACGAGTCGGTCGAACTCGCCAGGTCAGCGGGGGGCCGCGGGGCCGCCGGCTTCGCGAACGCCGTGCTGCGCCGCGTGGCGCGCGACACGCCGGGCGACTGGATCACCCATATCGAGCAGAGCGCGCGCTCGGACGACGAGCGACTGGGGCTGACCACGTCGCACCCGGTGTGGGTCGTGCGCGCGTTCCGCCGTGCTCTCGCCGCGGAGGGACGCGCGGACGAGCTGCACGCCCTGCTCGCCGCTGACAACGCATCGCCGCGCGTGACCATGGCCGCGCTGCCGGGTATCGCCGAGGTCCCCGATGGTGCACGGCGCACGCCGTTCTCGCCCGTCGGGTTCCGTCTCGAGGGCGGCGACCCGGAGGGGCTCATCACGTCGTCCGGCGGCACACTGCGGGTCCAGGACGAAGGGTCCCAGCTCGCCGCGCTCGCCCTCACCCGTGCCGTCCCCGTCAGGGCGGGGGAGCGGTGGCTCGATCTGTGTGCAGGACCGGGCGGCAAGACCGCCGTGCTGGCGGCCGAGGCGCTCGCCCACGGAGCGATCCTGGAGGCGAACGAGGTCTCCCCGGCCAGGGCCGGCCTCGTGAGGCAGGCCATCGCGGGGGTGCCGCTGAGGGTCGAGGTCTCGGAGCAGGACGGGCGCGTGCGCGCGGCCGCGTCGCCGGACGCGTACGACCGCATCCTCGTCGATGCCCCCTGCACCGGCCTCGGTGCGCTGCGCCGTCGTCCGGAGGCCCGGTGGCGGAAGGCGCCGACCGATGTGCCCGAGCTCACCGCGCTGCAGGGCGATCTGCTGCGCGCGGCGTTCACCGGACTGCGACCGGGCGGCATCGTGGCCTACGTGACATGCTCGCCGCACCTGGCGGAGACCGCATCGGTGGTCGCGGATCTGCGCCGTGAGGTGGGCGACCAGATCGAAGAGCTCGATGCCCGCGCCGTCATCCGGTCGGTGTCCCACTCCGAGCCCGATCTGCCGGAGCCGGCCGACGGCTCGGGCCGCGCGCAGCTGTGGCCGCACCGGCACAACACCGACGCGATGTCCATCACCCTGCTGCGCAAGCGCGCCTGA
- the fmt gene encoding methionyl-tRNA formyltransferase, with amino-acid sequence MRLVFAGTPEAAVPSLRRLLASDHEVAAVISRTDAPQGRKRVLTPSAVAAAADAAGVPVIKADRLDAATTAQIAALAPDLGVIVAYGGLVREPLLSAPVHGWINLHFSLLPQWRGAAPVQRALIAGDPVLGASVFQLVAELDAGDVFAEREVAVPDTATAGEALQLLAAAGAELLAEVVDAIAAGTATARPQEGDATYAHKLTDADGRIGWDQPRAAVLSHLRGVTPEPGAHTMLDGARVKVHEAAAAPDDAPVLGAGEAGLHGRRMLVGTADAPVELVRVQPAGKPAMAAADWWRGLRIESAVFER; translated from the coding sequence ATGCGCCTCGTCTTCGCCGGCACACCAGAGGCGGCCGTTCCGTCGCTGCGCCGACTGCTCGCCTCCGACCACGAGGTCGCTGCGGTCATCTCGCGCACCGACGCCCCGCAGGGGCGCAAGCGCGTGCTGACCCCGTCCGCCGTCGCCGCGGCGGCCGACGCGGCGGGTGTGCCGGTCATCAAGGCCGACCGGCTCGACGCCGCGACCACCGCGCAGATCGCCGCCCTGGCGCCCGATCTGGGCGTCATCGTCGCGTACGGCGGGCTGGTGCGCGAGCCGCTGCTGTCGGCGCCCGTGCACGGCTGGATCAACCTGCACTTCTCGCTGCTGCCGCAGTGGCGCGGTGCCGCCCCCGTGCAGCGCGCGCTGATCGCGGGCGATCCGGTCCTGGGCGCGAGCGTGTTCCAGCTGGTCGCCGAGCTCGACGCCGGTGATGTGTTCGCCGAGCGCGAGGTGGCCGTGCCCGACACGGCGACGGCGGGGGAGGCGCTGCAGCTCCTCGCCGCAGCGGGCGCAGAGCTGCTTGCCGAGGTCGTCGACGCCATCGCCGCCGGCACCGCGACCGCCCGCCCGCAGGAGGGCGACGCCACCTATGCCCATAAGCTCACGGACGCCGACGGGCGCATCGGTTGGGACCAGCCGCGGGCAGCGGTGCTCTCGCACCTCCGCGGCGTCACGCCCGAGCCCGGCGCCCACACGATGCTGGACGGCGCGCGCGTGAAGGTGCACGAGGCCGCCGCCGCCCCGGACGACGCGCCCGTGCTCGGAGCCGGTGAGGCCGGACTCCACGGCAGGCGGATGCTGGTCGGCACGGCCGACGCGCCGGTCGAACTGGTGCGGGTCCAGCCGGCGGGCAAGCCGGCCATGGCCGCCGCGGACTGGTGGCGCGGCCTTCGCATCGAGAGCGCGGTGTTCGAGCGATGA
- a CDS encoding primosomal protein N' codes for MTTLLVARVLVDSPLPQLDRLFDYAVPDALAGEVAPGVRVRVPLRTAGRMVDGYLVELAQVEPPERPLSDLDAVVSPVPVLTPSLYALARRAADRAAGSASDILRVAIPKRMVRAEKAWLAGGGAESVQVAAASGSWSAGVLADFPGLDDALAAGERVALDAPPFPVQPLEGVDVGAWTELLAAAAVRTLANGRSAVIVVPDHRDQAQLELVLAAHVPAGALVRVDARQSSPDRYGAYLRMLADEPCVVVGNRSAVYAPVHAPGLIALWDDGDPLLSEPLSPGVHARDAALLRQEADRCALLFAGHTRTSDVERLVAVGWVRDLPAARRATPRVVLSATREGESRGARVPSAAFAAAREALQDGPVLVQVSRPGFAPVLVCGECRRPARCAHCSGPLRARRRGAVPECTWCGRSAPGWTCPHCASDRFRMASSGSERTAEELGRAFPGVRIIVADGDHPVSHVDARPALVVATRGAEPIAVGGYRAVILLDGDRMLQAEDLRVGESCLRWWSNAAALAAPGAPVHLVGVAGPVARALATWTHAAYARAELADRAPLRMPPTVRVAALSGDRPAVDAALTALRTAVPALDAEAVLGPMAADEGVRALVRFDYAQGTAATESLRASVIAEALRSRKAPKGRPARPRNTLRVRVDVPDLDL; via the coding sequence GTGACGACGCTGCTGGTCGCGCGGGTGCTCGTCGACTCGCCGCTGCCGCAGCTGGATCGCCTGTTCGACTACGCCGTCCCCGACGCGCTCGCGGGCGAGGTGGCGCCGGGGGTGCGCGTGCGGGTGCCGCTGCGCACGGCCGGCCGCATGGTCGACGGCTACCTCGTCGAACTCGCCCAGGTCGAGCCGCCGGAGCGTCCGCTGTCCGACCTCGACGCGGTCGTCTCGCCGGTGCCGGTGCTCACGCCGTCGCTGTACGCGCTGGCGCGCCGGGCGGCCGACCGGGCGGCCGGATCGGCGAGCGACATCCTCCGGGTCGCGATCCCGAAGCGCATGGTGCGGGCCGAGAAGGCGTGGCTCGCCGGCGGCGGGGCCGAGTCGGTGCAGGTGGCGGCGGCATCCGGCTCCTGGTCGGCCGGCGTCCTGGCCGATTTCCCTGGACTCGACGACGCGCTCGCGGCGGGGGAGCGGGTCGCTCTGGATGCGCCGCCGTTCCCCGTGCAGCCGCTGGAGGGCGTCGACGTCGGCGCCTGGACCGAGCTGCTGGCCGCCGCAGCCGTCCGCACCCTCGCCAACGGCCGCAGCGCGGTGATCGTCGTCCCCGACCACCGTGATCAGGCGCAGCTAGAGCTCGTGCTCGCCGCACATGTGCCCGCCGGCGCCCTCGTGCGGGTGGACGCCAGGCAGAGCTCACCCGACCGGTACGGCGCGTACCTGCGGATGCTCGCCGACGAGCCGTGCGTCGTCGTCGGCAACCGCTCCGCCGTGTACGCCCCCGTGCACGCCCCAGGACTCATCGCACTGTGGGACGACGGCGATCCGCTGCTGTCCGAGCCGCTCAGCCCCGGGGTGCACGCCCGTGACGCCGCCCTGCTGCGACAGGAGGCCGACCGCTGCGCGCTGCTGTTCGCCGGCCACACCCGCACCAGCGACGTCGAGCGACTCGTCGCCGTCGGATGGGTGCGCGACCTTCCGGCCGCCCGGCGAGCCACCCCGCGGGTCGTGCTCAGCGCGACGCGCGAGGGAGAGTCGCGCGGTGCCCGCGTCCCGTCCGCCGCCTTCGCCGCCGCCCGCGAGGCCCTGCAGGACGGCCCCGTGCTCGTGCAGGTGTCCCGGCCGGGATTCGCGCCGGTGCTGGTGTGCGGCGAGTGCCGTCGACCCGCGCGCTGCGCCCACTGCTCGGGGCCGCTGCGGGCACGACGGCGCGGCGCGGTGCCCGAGTGCACGTGGTGCGGCCGCTCGGCACCGGGGTGGACCTGCCCGCACTGCGCGTCCGACCGGTTCCGCATGGCATCGTCCGGCAGCGAGCGCACCGCCGAGGAGCTCGGCCGCGCCTTCCCGGGCGTGCGCATCATCGTGGCCGACGGCGACCATCCCGTCAGCCACGTGGACGCCCGTCCCGCCCTCGTCGTCGCGACCCGCGGCGCGGAGCCGATCGCCGTGGGCGGATACCGCGCGGTGATCCTGCTCGACGGCGACCGGATGCTGCAGGCCGAGGATCTGCGCGTCGGCGAATCGTGTCTGCGCTGGTGGTCCAACGCCGCAGCCCTCGCCGCACCGGGCGCGCCCGTGCACCTGGTCGGCGTCGCCGGCCCTGTCGCCAGGGCGCTGGCGACCTGGACCCACGCCGCGTATGCCCGCGCCGAGCTCGCCGACCGTGCGCCGCTGCGGATGCCCCCGACCGTGCGGGTGGCCGCCCTCAGCGGCGACCGGCCGGCGGTCGACGCCGCGCTCACCGCACTGCGCACGGCCGTGCCCGCGCTCGACGCCGAGGCCGTGCTCGGACCGATGGCCGCAGACGAGGGCGTGCGCGCCCTCGTGCGGTTCGACTACGCGCAGGGCACGGCTGCCACCGAGAGCCTGCGCGCCTCGGTGATCGCCGAGGCGCTGCGTTCCCGCAAGGCGCCGAAGGGGCGCCCGGCCCGCCCGCGCAATACACTCAGGGTGCGGGTCGACGTACCCGATCTCGACCTGTGA
- the metK gene encoding methionine adenosyltransferase has translation MSDLRLFTSESVTEGHPDKICDQISDSILDAILTEDPHGRVAVETLVTTGLVHVAGEVSTSAYVEIPAIVRGVVNRIGYTSSETGFDGDSCGVSVSIGAQSSDIAAGVDKAFERREGGSVDPRDEQGAGDQGIMFGYATNETPELMPMAIWTAHRIAERLTEVRRDGSLPFLRPDGKTQVTLGYDGSVPKTVESVVLSTQHQPDISQKALRAAVKAEVIDPVLERTGLELPDVSYYINPAGPFVIGGPKGDAGLTGRKIIIDTYGGASRHGGGAFSGKDPSKVDRSAAYAMRWVAKNAVAAGLADRLEVQVAYAIGKAKPVGLYVESFGTGHVADEVITAAIREVFDLRPKAIIDQLDLLRPIYAQTAAYGHFGRELPDFTWERTDRADDLRAAAGL, from the coding sequence ATGAGCGACCTTCGCCTGTTCACCTCGGAGTCCGTCACCGAAGGTCACCCCGACAAGATCTGCGACCAGATCTCCGACAGCATCCTCGATGCCATCCTCACGGAAGACCCGCACGGGCGCGTCGCCGTCGAGACCCTCGTGACGACCGGTCTCGTCCACGTCGCCGGCGAGGTCTCCACGAGCGCGTACGTCGAGATCCCCGCCATCGTGCGCGGCGTCGTCAACCGCATCGGGTACACCTCGTCGGAGACCGGCTTCGACGGCGACTCCTGCGGGGTCAGCGTCTCGATCGGCGCGCAGTCCTCCGACATCGCGGCCGGCGTCGACAAGGCGTTCGAGCGTCGCGAGGGCGGCTCGGTCGACCCGCGCGACGAGCAGGGTGCCGGCGACCAGGGCATCATGTTCGGCTACGCCACCAACGAGACGCCCGAGCTCATGCCGATGGCGATCTGGACGGCCCATCGCATCGCCGAGCGCCTCACCGAGGTGCGGCGCGACGGCAGCCTGCCGTTCCTGCGACCGGACGGCAAGACGCAGGTCACCCTGGGCTACGACGGGTCGGTCCCGAAGACGGTCGAATCCGTCGTGCTGTCCACCCAGCACCAGCCCGACATCTCGCAGAAGGCGCTGCGCGCGGCGGTCAAGGCCGAGGTCATCGACCCGGTGCTCGAGCGCACAGGTCTCGAGCTGCCCGATGTGAGCTACTACATCAACCCGGCCGGGCCGTTCGTCATCGGCGGCCCCAAGGGCGACGCCGGGCTCACCGGCCGCAAGATCATCATCGACACCTACGGCGGCGCCTCCCGTCACGGCGGCGGCGCCTTCAGCGGCAAGGACCCGTCGAAGGTCGACCGCTCGGCCGCGTACGCCATGCGGTGGGTCGCGAAGAACGCCGTGGCCGCCGGGCTCGCCGACCGCCTCGAGGTGCAGGTCGCCTACGCGATCGGCAAGGCGAAGCCGGTGGGCCTGTACGTCGAGAGCTTCGGCACAGGGCACGTCGCCGACGAGGTCATCACCGCCGCGATCCGCGAGGTCTTCGACCTGCGCCCGAAGGCGATCATCGACCAGCTCGACCTGCTCCGCCCCATCTACGCGCAGACCGCCGCGTACGGCCACTTCGGCCGCGAGCTGCCCGACTTCACGTGGGAGCGCACCGACCGCGCGGACGACCTGCGCGCCGCCGCCGGACTCTGA
- the rpoZ gene encoding DNA-directed RNA polymerase subunit omega has product MAARTQGIIDPPIDSLLEKVDSKYQLVIYASKRARQINDYYSDLHEGNLFDNVGPLVDSSVEDKPLTIAMHEIHEDKLRLRAAE; this is encoded by the coding sequence ATGGCCGCACGCACCCAGGGCATTATCGACCCGCCCATCGACAGCCTGCTCGAGAAGGTCGACTCCAAGTACCAGCTCGTGATCTACGCATCCAAGCGCGCGCGTCAGATCAACGACTACTACTCCGACCTTCACGAGGGCAACCTCTTCGACAACGTCGGCCCGCTCGTCGACTCCAGCGTCGAGGACAAGCCGCTGACGATCGCGATGCACGAGATCCACGAGGACAAGCTGCGCCTGCGCGCCGCCGAGTAA
- the gmk gene encoding guanylate kinase: MPDAQRPPEVDRVAASRRAVAARRARAAVKKDVAMRVITPQELLRRAWADPESPAAAMRVTEFLTAIPAIGEGKRDRLLAELAISPVKRLGGLGSRQRTALQGFLDGRWPEQGPRAGRSRLIVLAGPTAVGKGTVAAHIKEHHPEIHLSVSATTRAPRPGEVDGEHYFFVDDAEFDRLIADGELLEHATVHNRFRYGTPRRPIEEALAAGRTVLLEIDLQGARQVRAAEPKATLVFLLPPSWDELVQRLVGRGTEDEEERARRLRTAKTELAAQNEFDYRVVNDDIARAAGEVASLTP; this comes from the coding sequence GTGCCTGACGCTCAGCGTCCCCCCGAGGTCGATCGGGTCGCGGCTTCCCGTCGCGCCGTCGCCGCCCGCCGCGCCCGCGCGGCCGTCAAGAAGGATGTCGCCATGCGCGTCATCACCCCCCAGGAGCTGCTGCGCCGCGCCTGGGCCGACCCCGAGTCGCCGGCCGCCGCGATGCGCGTCACCGAGTTCCTCACCGCGATCCCCGCGATCGGCGAGGGCAAGCGCGACCGCCTGCTCGCCGAGCTCGCGATCTCCCCGGTCAAGCGGCTGGGCGGACTCGGCTCGCGCCAGCGCACCGCGCTGCAGGGGTTCCTGGACGGCCGCTGGCCGGAGCAGGGTCCGCGCGCGGGCCGCAGTCGCCTGATCGTGCTGGCCGGGCCGACCGCCGTCGGCAAGGGCACGGTCGCCGCGCACATCAAGGAGCACCACCCCGAGATCCACCTGTCGGTGTCGGCGACCACCCGCGCGCCGCGGCCGGGCGAGGTCGACGGCGAGCACTACTTCTTCGTCGACGACGCGGAGTTCGACCGCCTCATCGCAGACGGCGAGCTGCTCGAGCACGCCACCGTGCACAACCGCTTCCGCTACGGCACGCCGCGGCGTCCGATCGAGGAGGCCCTCGCCGCGGGCAGGACGGTGCTGCTGGAGATCGACCTGCAGGGCGCCCGCCAGGTGCGAGCCGCCGAGCCGAAGGCGACCCTCGTGTTCCTGCTCCCGCCCAGCTGGGACGAACTCGTGCAGCGGCTCGTCGGCCGCGGCACGGAGGACGAGGAGGAGCGCGCCAGGCGCCTGCGCACCGCGAAGACCGAGCTGGCCGCCCAGAACGAGTTCGACTACCGGGTCGTGAACGACGACATCGCCCGCGCAGCGGGCGAGGTCGCCTCGCTGACCCCCTGA
- the pyrF gene encoding orotidine-5'-phosphate decarboxylase has translation MTVSDPVGGFGTRLRARLDEFGPLCVGIDPHEHLLAEWGMDASAAGVREFGLRVVEAAAGRVAVVKPQVSFFERFGSAGFAALEEILAAARAADLLVVADAKRGDIGTTMDGYAAAWLTPGAPLEADALTVSPYLGPDSLRGTIAHAMRAGKGLFVLAATSNPEGFGLQSAEVTIAEAQRGQTVADWVTHGVAWANGRAAFGEGLGSIGLVVGATVDREAVGLTDAALRGAPILAPGFGAQGARPADLARIFGSHAPNVLASESRSILSAGPDGLVDAIHISQNEYRSTRA, from the coding sequence GTGACGGTCTCTGATCCGGTCGGAGGTTTCGGCACCCGTCTGCGCGCCCGTCTCGACGAGTTCGGGCCGCTGTGCGTCGGCATCGACCCCCACGAGCACCTGCTCGCCGAGTGGGGGATGGATGCGTCGGCCGCCGGCGTGCGCGAGTTCGGCCTGCGGGTGGTCGAGGCCGCCGCCGGCCGGGTCGCGGTCGTCAAGCCGCAGGTGTCGTTCTTCGAGCGGTTCGGCTCGGCCGGCTTCGCTGCGCTCGAGGAGATCCTCGCCGCGGCCCGCGCCGCGGACCTGCTGGTCGTCGCCGACGCCAAGCGCGGCGACATCGGCACCACGATGGACGGCTACGCGGCCGCGTGGCTGACCCCCGGCGCACCGCTCGAGGCGGACGCCCTGACGGTGAGCCCCTACCTCGGCCCCGATTCCCTGCGCGGCACCATCGCCCACGCCATGCGCGCGGGGAAAGGGCTGTTCGTGCTGGCCGCCACCTCGAACCCGGAGGGCTTCGGACTGCAGTCCGCCGAGGTCACGATCGCCGAGGCCCAGCGCGGTCAGACGGTGGCCGACTGGGTGACGCACGGCGTCGCCTGGGCGAACGGCCGCGCCGCGTTCGGTGAGGGGCTCGGATCGATCGGACTCGTCGTGGGCGCGACCGTCGACCGCGAGGCGGTCGGGCTCACCGACGCCGCCCTGCGCGGCGCGCCGATCCTGGCGCCGGGCTTCGGGGCGCAGGGCGCCCGGCCGGCCGATCTCGCGCGCATCTTCGGGTCGCACGCCCCCAACGTCCTCGCGAGCGAGAGCCGCAGCATCCTCTCGGCGGGTCCTGACGGTCTCGTCGACGCCATCCACATCAGCCAGAACGAGTACAGGAGCACCCGTGCCTGA